Genomic DNA from Clavibacter michiganensis:
ACGTGCGGCACTGGTCGGGCCCGCGCTCGCTGCCGCTCTGGCTGCCGGACGCAGCGGCCGGGATGCTGGCTCGGAGCGACGCGGGGATCCGCGCGCTCGGAGCCACGCGCCGCGCGCTCGCCGAGACGATGCGGGACGTGCTCGCCGACGAGCGGGAGCGCGGGATCGACAGGGCCCGTGAAGCCGGCCTCACGCGCGACGAGGAGCTCGAGGTCCTGGCGACGCTCGGCTGACCCGGCCGCACGCACGAGCGCCGCGCACCGTCCGAGGACGGGTGCGCGGCGCTCGTGGTGAGGCGGGTGGATCAGCGGATCGCGGCCCGCAGCTCGGCGGCGGCCGCGGCCGGGTCGTCGGCCGAGTAGATCGCGCCGCCCGCGACGGCGACCACGGCGCCCGCGTCCTGCACGTCGCCGATGGTGCCGGGCTTCACGCCGCCCGCGACGGAGAACGCGACGCCGGAGGCCTTGCCTGCCTCGAGCAGGTCGCCGAACGTGTAGCCGTCCTCCGCCTGCTCGTCGAGGCCCGCGTGCATCTCCACGAACTCGGCACCGAGCTCGGTGACCTCCTTCGCGCGCTTCGCCTTGTCGGGGACGCCGATGAGGTCGACGACGATGCCCTTGCCGTGCTTCTTCGCGGCCTTGACGGCGCCCGCGATGGTGCTGTCGCCCGCGACGCCGAGGACCGTGACGAGGTCAGCGCCCGCGGAGAACGCGATGTCGGCCTCGAGCTCGCCGGCGTCCATCGTCTTGAGGTCGGCGAAGACGATCTTGTCGGGGTGCGCCTCCTTGATCGCGGTGATCGCGGAGAGGCCCTCGGCCTTGATGAGCGGGGTGCCCAGCTCGATGATGTCGACGTGCGGCGCGGCCTTGCCGGCCAGCTCGAGAGCGTCCTTCGTCGTGAGCACGTCCATGGCTACCTGGAGCTTCATGCGGTTCCTCTTCCTGTCGTGATGCGTTCGGTGGTGGGGATCGAGCGACCGTCGGTCACTCGAGGTTGGCGTGACGCGGCCACAGCTCGTCGGCCGAGAGGCCGGACGCCTGCCACAGCGCGTGGAACACGGCGTCGCCGACCAGCGCGACGGAGAGCTCGAAGAGCCCGCCCGCGTACTGCGCCGAGACCGTGCCGCCGTGGTCCTGCTTGGCGGCCGCGGGGATCAGCACGGTCACGTCCGCGAGGTCGGCGAGCGGCGAGTCGTCGGCCGTCGTGAGCGCGACGATGCGGGCGCCCACGTCGTGCGCGGTCTGCGCGGCGCTGACGATGCCCGCCGTGGTGCCGGATCCGCTCGCGACCAGGAGGACGTCGCCTTCCTCGATCGCGGGCGACGTGGCCTCGCCGACGACGTGCGCGTCGAGCCCCAGGTGCATGAACCGCATGGCGGTCATGCGGAGCGCGAGGCCGGAGCGGCCGGCGCCGAGGGCGAAGACGCGGCGGCCGTCGCGGATCACGCGGGCGGCCTCGTCGAGGCGCGTCGCGAGGT
This window encodes:
- the hxlA gene encoding 3-hexulose-6-phosphate synthase, with the translated sequence MKLQVAMDVLTTKDALELAGKAAPHVDIIELGTPLIKAEGLSAITAIKEAHPDKIVFADLKTMDAGELEADIAFSAGADLVTVLGVAGDSTIAGAVKAAKKHGKGIVVDLIGVPDKAKRAKEVTELGAEFVEMHAGLDEQAEDGYTFGDLLEAGKASGVAFSVAGGVKPGTIGDVQDAGAVVAVAGGAIYSADDPAAAAAELRAAIR
- the hxlB gene encoding 6-phospho-3-hexuloisomerase — translated: MTDSTHPRPTGDAPVDVAAAITLISDENARVARALTDPDLATRLDEAARVIRDGRRVFALGAGRSGLALRMTAMRFMHLGLDAHVVGEATSPAIEEGDVLLVASGSGTTAGIVSAAQTAHDVGARIVALTTADDSPLADLADVTVLIPAAAKQDHGGTVSAQYAGGLFELSVALVGDAVFHALWQASGLSADELWPRHANLE